The following is a genomic window from Methanoplanus sp. FWC-SCC4.
AGAGGTTTCCCACACAACACCAAACGGTGGTATGTTCATCTGGCTGACCCTTCCTGACGGTTTATCCTCAACGAAATTGTTTGAAAAGGCAATGGAGAAAAATGTCGCTGTTCTTCCGGGACACCCCTTCTACTTTGATGGTGGAGGAGACAATACTGCAAGAATTAACTATTCAAATGCTGATGAGGAAAGCATCAGAAAAGGAATAGAAATTTTGGCTGGTATTTTGAAAGAACAACTAAAATAATTTTTTTTAGAAAATATAAGATGCTGTAAGAAGTGCAATTAACACAGCTATCAGCAAGGCGGTTCTTTGAATAAATTTTTTTGCGGTTTTTATATCTGTTCCGTTTCTTGGAGTAATTCCTAATATAAGTGTTGCAATGAGTGCACCTGCAATAAGGCCCAGTACATTGTCAAGAACCAGAAAAACAGGACCCATAAATTCTGTCGGTATAATCACAAACGAGATTCCCGCAACAACAGTTGGAGGAAGAAGTGCAGCTGCTATCGCCACACCAGCAATAAACTCGGCTGTTCCTCTTGATAATGCAATAATTGATGCAATTCCCAAAAGGACTGCCATTAAAATATAAACGGGGCTTGAAACTGTTCTTGAAATAATCTCCTGTGTCAGTTCAATACTTAAAATCGGTTCCGGACAAAAAGCAACCAGAAATGAAAGTAAATATGTTCCGATTACAGAGACCACAAAAACCGAAAGCAGAAGAATGGATAAAACACCTATGCTTCTTATAGCTTCGGTTGTTTTTCCAACTGCTGAATATATGGCAAAAGAATGTATTGGCCCGAGTATTGGTGAGAGAAGCATGGCTCCGATGATTATTGCAACATTGTTTAAAAATAGACCTGTGAGTGCTATCAGTCCTGCAATGGCTGTAAGGGAAATATTCCAGTAATCTAATTTTATGTAATCCTTTGCAGTGTCAAGAAGTTTTTCAACCGGAGTTTTTTCAGTTGTCCTGACATTTTTTTCTGCACGTGAAAGAGTTGATGAAATTACGAAATCAGGCGTTGATACTTCGATTAAGGTTTCTTTATATCTGAAATCCAGAGGTTCACGAAGAATCTCAAGTGCGTTATTGATTTCAGCATCAGGAACAAAAATCTTAATCTGAATGAAATCTTTTTCTTCCACATCCACATGATAAAAATTTTCAAGGAGAGGTATTATTTTCTTATAATCATCATACCTTGCGTGGATGAGAATTTTTTTCATATACAATGATTGATGGTATAAAATATCTATTTTATGTGAGCATGACACTTACCGTATAATTTCATAAATATCCGGATAATTTTAAACAGGGTAAATATTGGTCCGGGGATGTGTATACTCTAAAAAATGATTATAAATCTCTGATTTCATTATAGAGGTTTAATTAATTATAGGTAGATATTTTATAATAAAAGAATTTATTGCCAATCCCATGAATTTCTGCCGGACTGAACTTTAGTTCACTCAATATACAGATATGAAGAATTATATCAAGCAGAATTATAAGTTCGGCTATCATTTCTTTGTCCGGAGGATTGTTAATCATGTGAATGTCCCTGTGAACAATAAAATTCCTGGCCGAAGACACGTTTTTTGAAAAATTTTCAAAATCTTTTATGTATTCTGACATGTAGCCGGAATGGTAGTTTAAAATATCAAAAATTCTGTTTTCAAAATTGAGACGGTTTCCAAACTTTAATGTGCTCATTATCGACTCCCTTACTTTTTTTGGGAATACATTTTGTTTTTGAAGAGCCTTTTTGACACTATTCATTCTGTTTTTGTATTCTTCCGGATTTATAACATAATTCTTAAATTTTCCTGAAACTCTGTGATATAATTCAAGGGACTGGCATAATGCCAGAAATATGTTCTCCGGAATTCCTTTTGAATAAAAAGTGCTCTCAAAATACAGATCAATAAGGGCGGAATATTTCTTTGAAAAATCAAACCATAAGTTCAGTTTCTCTTCAAAGTTTTCGGAGATATCCATAAACGGTGTAAGATATGGAATTTCAGAAATGGTTTTTGAATTATTAAAACCCATGATGCGTGAATTAAGAAGATAAATTTTAGAACCGGATTTTATTTTTTTACCAACATATTCCGAAAGAAGCGGATTTTTTTCACGGATGGCATATATATCTGTTGCATAAACGGGGAATGAGATGAAAAAACTGAAAAAATTCTGGATAACAGTAAGATCTTTAATTATTTCAGATAATTCTTTTAGAGACGGATAATTTATTTTAATGTCCGGATTTTCATTTAAAGTAAGATTTTTTATGCCGGTTATTTCATGATTTAATTTGATAGCAATTTCAAATTGGTTTTTTATGTTATATGTTAAAGAACCTGATTTATATTTATCACTCTTTAGATTGTTTTCTTTTATCAAGTCCTCTGAATAGTTAAACCACCTGTTTACGTGCTCAAAATTTACGCTGACAGAATCAAAAGAGATATCCTCTTTCTTCAAAAAAATTTCCCCGTCTATTACGATATCAGAGGTATACAGGAATCCTTTTCTTAAGCCTGAATAAATACCGGATTTTATAAAACCTGATTCAACAAGAGTAATCTGACTACTGTTGTTTCCTTTTCCGGTGATTATCGGATAAAAATTCTGTTTTGCAA
Proteins encoded in this region:
- a CDS encoding TIGR00341 family protein, encoding MKKILIHARYDDYKKIIPLLENFYHVDVEEKDFIQIKIFVPDAEINNALEILREPLDFRYKETLIEVSTPDFVISSTLSRAEKNVRTTEKTPVEKLLDTAKDYIKLDYWNISLTAIAGLIALTGLFLNNVAIIIGAMLLSPILGPIHSFAIYSAVGKTTEAIRSIGVLSILLLSVFVVSVIGTYLLSFLVAFCPEPILSIELTQEIISRTVSSPVYILMAVLLGIASIIALSRGTAEFIAGVAIAAALLPPTVVAGISFVIIPTEFMGPVFLVLDNVLGLIAGALIATLILGITPRNGTDIKTAKKFIQRTALLIAVLIALLTASYIF
- a CDS encoding ApeA N-terminal domain 1-containing protein; this translates as MRETLLINGKWQIPGLGDEPVTGTLSLTPGKNAILELKNPFPEEIAKKRQVYLFREIAKQNFYPIITGKGNNSSQITLVESGFIKSGIYSGLRKGFLYTSDIVIDGEIFLKKEDISFDSVSVNFEHVNRWFNYSEDLIKENNLKSDKYKSGSLTYNIKNQFEIAIKLNHEITGIKNLTLNENPDIKINYPSLKELSEIIKDLTVIQNFFSFFISFPVYATDIYAIREKNPLLSEYVGKKIKSGSKIYLLNSRIMGFNNSKTISEIPYLTPFMDISENFEEKLNLWFDFSKKYSALIDLYFESTFYSKGIPENIFLALCQSLELYHRVSGKFKNYVINPEEYKNRMNSVKKALQKQNVFPKKVRESIMSTLKFGNRLNFENRIFDILNYHSGYMSEYIKDFENFSKNVSSARNFIVHRDIHMINNPPDKEMIAELIILLDIILHICILSELKFSPAEIHGIGNKFFYYKISTYN